One window of Nocardioides dongkuii genomic DNA carries:
- a CDS encoding MMPL family transporter: MATLLHRLGKAAYRRWPIVIAAWLVAFIAVGVVAGTMSKPMTDAFSIPGIPSEKAADLQAELFPDAVDAFDQAAVKVVVAAPEGHTLDEPEYAEQVQALIKDLQGLPQMPDTPLVDPVTAAEQQEKALVDAAQKSGGDVETARTNAAALSPLSEDGRVGTISYNFDVETVADVKPETIEKLGEVMDDASEGGLTVEANGSGSAGMLEVSAKSELIGIAVALLILVLTFGSLIAAGLPIVTALVGVGLGITGITASTAFFDIGSTTPMLATMIGLAVGIDYTLFILARYRTELEHTDDREEAVGVAVGTAGSAVVFAGLTVLIALSALALVKIPFLTTMGLAAGATVLIAVLVALTLLPAVLGLLKKRAFGGTVRKHRVHKDTDNLTRNNGVRWARLVGRRTITATVLVVVALGAVALPLSNLHLAFPTDSTASPETTQRKASDLIAESFGPGRDAPLIVVVDGRDLPDAEAQMAAYGGVVAWAAGQENVQNAQLIGTNEDGTGAQVLVTPETGPEDTETEELLTALRDGQEQIEEETGTTTGVTGLTAITTDVSERLSDALPIYLAVVIGLAFILLMIVFRSILIPLTATLGFLLTVLATLGATVAVFQEGAFGIMEGQPIVSFMPIFLIGLVFGLAMDYQVFLVTRMREAHVHGMSTREAVVDGFRNSARVVTAAAAIMIAVFAAFILIDEPIIRSIGFALAVAVFFDAFLVRMTLIPALMYLLGEKAWWLPAWLDRILPNVDVEGENLDRPHLRTYADGLDESADDTVRV, from the coding sequence ATGGCCACCCTGCTCCACCGCCTCGGCAAGGCGGCTTACCGCCGCTGGCCGATCGTCATCGCTGCCTGGCTGGTCGCGTTCATCGCCGTCGGCGTCGTCGCGGGGACGATGTCGAAGCCGATGACCGACGCCTTCTCCATCCCGGGCATCCCCTCGGAGAAGGCCGCCGACCTCCAGGCCGAGCTGTTCCCCGACGCCGTCGACGCCTTCGACCAGGCCGCGGTGAAGGTCGTCGTCGCCGCGCCGGAGGGGCACACCCTCGACGAGCCGGAGTACGCCGAGCAGGTCCAGGCGCTGATCAAGGACCTCCAGGGCCTGCCGCAGATGCCGGACACCCCGCTGGTCGACCCGGTCACCGCGGCCGAGCAGCAGGAGAAGGCCCTCGTCGACGCCGCCCAGAAGTCCGGCGGCGACGTCGAGACCGCCCGGACCAACGCCGCGGCGCTGTCCCCGCTGTCGGAGGACGGCCGGGTCGGCACCATCTCCTACAACTTCGACGTCGAGACGGTCGCCGACGTGAAGCCGGAGACCATCGAGAAGCTCGGCGAGGTCATGGACGACGCCAGCGAGGGCGGCCTGACGGTCGAGGCCAACGGCTCCGGCTCGGCCGGCATGCTGGAGGTCAGCGCGAAGTCCGAGCTGATCGGCATCGCCGTCGCCCTGCTGATCCTGGTGCTCACCTTCGGCTCCCTGATCGCCGCCGGCCTGCCGATCGTCACGGCGCTGGTCGGCGTCGGGCTCGGCATCACCGGCATCACCGCGAGCACCGCCTTCTTCGACATCGGGTCGACCACCCCGATGCTCGCCACGATGATCGGCCTGGCGGTCGGCATCGACTACACGCTGTTCATCCTGGCCCGCTACCGCACCGAGCTGGAGCACACCGACGACCGGGAGGAAGCGGTCGGGGTCGCGGTCGGCACCGCCGGGTCCGCCGTCGTCTTCGCCGGCCTCACCGTGCTCATCGCGCTCTCCGCGCTGGCGCTCGTCAAGATCCCGTTCCTCACCACCATGGGTCTCGCGGCCGGCGCGACCGTGCTGATCGCCGTGCTCGTCGCCCTCACGCTGCTGCCCGCGGTGCTCGGCCTGCTGAAGAAGCGCGCCTTCGGCGGCACCGTCCGCAAGCACCGGGTGCACAAGGACACCGACAACCTCACCCGCAACAACGGCGTGCGCTGGGCCCGCCTCGTCGGTCGCCGGACGATCACGGCCACGGTCCTGGTCGTGGTCGCCCTCGGTGCCGTCGCCCTCCCGCTGAGCAACCTGCACCTGGCCTTCCCCACCGACAGCACCGCCTCCCCGGAGACCACGCAGCGCAAGGCCTCCGACCTGATCGCCGAGTCCTTCGGGCCCGGCCGGGACGCGCCGCTGATCGTCGTGGTCGACGGCCGCGACCTGCCCGACGCCGAGGCGCAGATGGCGGCGTACGGCGGGGTCGTCGCCTGGGCCGCCGGGCAGGAGAACGTCCAGAACGCCCAGCTGATCGGCACCAACGAGGACGGCACCGGCGCGCAGGTGCTGGTCACCCCGGAGACCGGTCCCGAGGACACCGAGACCGAGGAGCTGCTCACCGCCCTGCGCGACGGGCAGGAGCAGATCGAGGAGGAGACCGGCACGACGACCGGCGTCACCGGCCTGACCGCCATCACCACCGACGTCTCCGAGCGGCTGAGCGATGCGCTGCCGATCTACCTCGCGGTCGTCATCGGGCTGGCGTTCATCCTGCTGATGATCGTCTTCCGCTCGATCCTGATCCCGCTCACCGCCACCCTCGGCTTCCTGCTGACCGTCCTGGCGACCCTCGGCGCCACCGTCGCGGTGTTCCAGGAGGGGGCCTTCGGGATCATGGAGGGCCAGCCGATCGTCAGCTTCATGCCGATCTTCCTGATCGGCCTGGTCTTCGGCCTGGCGATGGACTACCAGGTGTTCCTGGTGACCCGGATGCGCGAGGCGCACGTCCACGGCATGTCCACCCGCGAGGCGGTGGTCGACGGCTTCCGCAACAGCGCGCGGGTCGTGACCGCGGCGGCGGCGATCATGATCGCGGTGTTCGCGGCGTTCATCCTGATCGACGAGCCGATCATCCGCTCGATCGGCTTCGCGCTCGCGGTGGCGGTCTTCTTCGACGCCTTCCTGGTGCGGATGACGCTGATCCCGGCCCTGATGTACCTGCTGGGCGAGAAGGCCTGGTGGCTCCCCGCCTGGCTGGACCGGATCCTGCCGAACGTCGACGTCGAGGGCGAGAACCTCGACCGCCCGCACCTGCGCACCTACGCCGACGGTCTCGACGAGTCCGCCGACGACACGGTCCGCGTCTGA
- a CDS encoding TetR/AcrR family transcriptional regulator has protein sequence MTESATGREGKRQRTERRIARCAQLLTEKNGLDGFTMDELAEVADVSRRTLFNYYPTKLDAVLGPMPSLTAEARATFVAGGPTGDLLEDLSVIAGVILGTHDVERDDVDLTKRVVVCNPRLVGAVHERFEDLCQDFADLVVEREGSRIDARSARLLIRLLVSVFDAAMTAFVDGADRPLPVLFDENLRTARTLLA, from the coding sequence ATGACCGAGAGTGCAACGGGCCGCGAGGGAAAGCGGCAGCGCACCGAGCGCCGGATCGCTCGCTGCGCCCAGCTGCTCACGGAGAAGAACGGCCTCGACGGCTTCACGATGGACGAGCTGGCCGAGGTCGCGGACGTCTCGCGCCGCACCCTGTTCAACTACTACCCCACGAAGCTGGACGCGGTCCTCGGCCCGATGCCCAGCCTGACGGCGGAGGCGCGCGCGACCTTCGTCGCCGGCGGGCCCACCGGCGACCTGCTGGAGGACCTGTCCGTGATCGCCGGGGTCATCCTCGGCACCCACGACGTCGAGCGCGACGACGTCGACCTCACCAAGCGGGTCGTCGTCTGCAACCCGCGCCTCGTGGGCGCCGTCCACGAGCGCTTCGAGGACCTGTGCCAGGACTTCGCGGACCTGGTCGTCGAGCGCGAGGGCTCGCGGATCGACGCCCGCAGCGCCCGCCTGCTGATCCGGCTCCTGGTGTCGGTCTTCGACGCCGCCATGACCGCGTTCGTCGACGGTGCCGACCGGCCGCTGCCCGTGCTCTTCGACGAGAACCTCCGCACCGCCCGCACCCTGCTCGCCTGA
- a CDS encoding NAD-dependent malic enzyme — protein MRLHTVPDHAVVGAVATAIASSGGIVTAVDVTESSHERLVVDVTCSASDADHAKVLEGVVDAIDGVEVFRVSDRTFLLHIGGKIEVGSKVPLRNRDDLSMAYTPGVGRVSMALYEHPEDVRRLTIKGNSVAVVTDGSAVLGLGNIGPGAALPVMEGKAALFKRFADIDAWPICLDTQDTDEIVRAVQLIAPGFGGINLEDIAAPRCFEIERRLRETLDIPVFHDDQHGTAIVVLAALTNALRVVEKRLPDVRIVVAGGGAAGTAIVTLMLAAGASDIVVFDKEGCLSADDEQLTGAKKELAEATNPRRVRGDLRAALDGADVFVGVSAPGVLQAEWIQDMADDPVVFALANPDPEVDPAEAVKYAAVVASGRSDYPNQINNVLAFPGVFRGLLDARATDVTVDMLLRAAEAIALVVKDEELNPSFIIPTVFHPDVPKAVAAAIRGEK, from the coding sequence ATGCGGCTGCACACCGTGCCCGACCACGCGGTGGTGGGCGCGGTCGCGACCGCCATCGCCTCCTCCGGCGGCATCGTGACCGCGGTCGACGTCACCGAGTCCAGCCACGAGCGGCTGGTCGTCGACGTGACCTGCTCGGCCAGCGACGCCGACCACGCGAAGGTCCTCGAGGGCGTGGTCGACGCGATCGACGGCGTGGAGGTCTTCCGGGTCAGCGACCGGACCTTCCTGCTGCACATCGGCGGCAAGATCGAGGTCGGGTCGAAGGTGCCGCTGCGCAACCGCGACGACCTCTCGATGGCGTACACGCCGGGCGTCGGCCGGGTCAGCATGGCGCTCTACGAGCACCCCGAGGACGTGCGCCGGCTGACGATCAAGGGCAACTCGGTCGCGGTCGTCACCGACGGCTCGGCGGTGCTCGGGCTCGGCAACATCGGCCCCGGCGCGGCGCTGCCGGTGATGGAGGGCAAGGCGGCGCTGTTCAAGCGGTTCGCCGACATCGACGCCTGGCCGATCTGCCTGGACACCCAGGACACCGACGAGATCGTGCGCGCGGTCCAGCTGATCGCGCCCGGCTTCGGCGGCATCAACCTCGAGGACATCGCCGCGCCCCGCTGCTTCGAGATCGAGCGACGGCTGCGCGAGACCCTCGACATCCCGGTCTTCCACGACGACCAGCACGGCACCGCGATCGTGGTCCTGGCCGCGCTCACCAACGCGCTGCGCGTGGTCGAGAAGCGGCTGCCCGACGTACGCATCGTGGTCGCGGGCGGCGGCGCCGCCGGCACCGCCATCGTCACGCTGATGCTCGCCGCCGGCGCCTCGGACATCGTGGTCTTCGACAAGGAGGGCTGCCTCTCGGCCGACGACGAGCAGCTCACCGGAGCGAAGAAGGAGCTCGCCGAGGCCACCAACCCGCGGCGGGTGCGCGGCGACCTGCGCGCCGCGCTCGACGGGGCGGACGTGTTCGTCGGCGTCTCCGCGCCCGGCGTCCTGCAGGCCGAGTGGATCCAGGACATGGCCGACGACCCGGTCGTCTTCGCGCTCGCCAACCCCGACCCGGAGGTGGACCCCGCCGAGGCCGTGAAGTACGCCGCGGTGGTGGCCAGCGGCCGGTCGGACTACCCCAACCAGATCAACAACGTGCTCGCCTTCCCCGGCGTCTTCCGGGGCCTGCTCGACGCGCGCGCGACCGACGTGACCGTGGACATGCTGCTGCGGGCGGCGGAGGCGATCGCGCTGGTGGTCAAGGACGAGGAGCTCAACCCGAGCTTCATCATCCCGACCGTCTTCCACCCCGACGTGCCGAAGGCGGTGGCCGCGGCGATCCGCGGCGAGAAGTAG
- the ppgK gene encoding polyphosphate--glucose phosphotransferase: MTSSEHPFGIDFGGTGIKGAPVDLETGDFAAERVRVRTPKPSTPTQVAAVFADLLAKFPASGAPVGVTVPGVVRHGVVHSAANIDRAWIGTDADALFTEATGRDVHVVNDADAAGLAEVAYGAARGRGGLVIVTTLGTGIGSALVHDGVLVPNAELGHLEIDGHDAESRAANSAREAENLTMKQWAERLTRYYRTLEKLFSPDLIVVGGGISKRSDEFLPLLELDTEIVPATLRNKAGVVGAALYATTTA, translated from the coding sequence ATGACGAGCAGCGAGCACCCGTTCGGGATCGACTTCGGCGGCACCGGCATCAAGGGCGCCCCGGTGGACCTCGAGACCGGCGACTTCGCCGCCGAGCGGGTGCGGGTGCGGACCCCGAAGCCGTCCACGCCGACGCAGGTCGCCGCGGTCTTCGCCGACCTGCTGGCCAAGTTCCCCGCGTCCGGGGCGCCGGTCGGCGTCACGGTCCCGGGCGTCGTCCGCCACGGCGTCGTCCACTCCGCCGCCAACATCGACCGCGCCTGGATCGGCACCGACGCCGACGCGCTCTTCACCGAGGCCACCGGCCGCGACGTCCACGTCGTGAACGACGCCGACGCGGCCGGCCTCGCCGAGGTGGCGTACGGCGCGGCGCGCGGCCGCGGCGGCCTGGTCATCGTCACCACCCTCGGCACCGGCATCGGGTCCGCGCTCGTGCACGACGGGGTGCTGGTGCCGAACGCCGAGCTCGGTCACCTCGAGATCGACGGCCACGACGCCGAGTCGCGCGCCGCCAACAGCGCCCGCGAGGCCGAGAACCTGACGATGAAGCAGTGGGCCGAGCGGCTGACCCGCTACTACCGGACGCTGGAGAAGCTCTTCTCCCCCGACCTGATCGTCGTCGGCGGCGGGATCAGCAAGCGCAGCGACGAGTTCCTGCCGCTGCTCGAGCTCGACACCGAGATCGTGCCGGCGACGCTGCGCAACAAGGCCGGCGTCGTGGGCGCCGCGCTCTACGCGACCACGACCGCCTGA
- a CDS encoding AAA family ATPase — protein sequence MPPLPSPYTPGEAPPVLVGRGAQLTDAQADLALLATYGRFLGRIRVHVGSRGVGKTSLLKAVRDEAGRAGAVVAWVTARGDESLVAALVAALVRALDDIGVDVGRRTALRDRLTSLTLELGAGGTKAGVELDVSPAAAPGTGAASAAFGDFVALAAAAARERGSAGLCLLVDEVQAAPREDLRTLAYAWQELQQATPEPSAVVIAAGLPNSPDVLTAAVTFSERFAFRTLERLDDADAAEVLEAPARDHEVSWHPDLLAEVIALAQGYPYFLQLFGDAVWREAGPPAGTVLGTDLLARTRSRVDAELATMFRARWGKASPGEQRVLGAMAELTGPAEDDVRRGEIAEHLGVSSNDLGVPRRSLLDKGLIEVAGRGSLRFTVPGFAAWVRQETGG from the coding sequence GTGCCGCCGCTGCCCAGCCCCTACACCCCCGGCGAGGCGCCGCCCGTCCTGGTCGGGCGCGGCGCCCAGCTCACCGACGCCCAGGCCGACCTCGCGCTGCTCGCGACGTACGGGCGGTTCCTGGGGCGGATCCGGGTGCACGTCGGCTCGCGCGGCGTCGGCAAGACCTCGCTGCTCAAGGCGGTGCGCGACGAGGCGGGTCGCGCCGGTGCCGTGGTGGCCTGGGTGACCGCGCGGGGCGATGAGAGCCTGGTGGCGGCGCTGGTCGCCGCGCTGGTCCGCGCCCTCGACGACATCGGCGTGGACGTCGGCCGCCGTACGGCGCTGCGCGACCGGCTGACCTCGCTGACCCTCGAGCTCGGCGCCGGCGGGACCAAGGCCGGGGTCGAGCTCGACGTCAGCCCGGCGGCGGCCCCCGGCACGGGCGCGGCCTCGGCGGCGTTCGGCGACTTCGTCGCGCTGGCGGCGGCCGCCGCCCGCGAGCGCGGCTCGGCGGGGCTGTGCCTGCTGGTCGACGAGGTGCAGGCGGCCCCCCGCGAGGACCTGCGCACCCTGGCCTACGCCTGGCAGGAGCTGCAGCAGGCCACGCCCGAGCCGTCCGCCGTCGTCATCGCGGCCGGCCTGCCGAACAGTCCCGACGTGCTGACCGCGGCCGTGACCTTCAGCGAGCGGTTCGCCTTCCGCACCCTGGAGCGGCTCGACGACGCCGACGCCGCGGAGGTCCTCGAGGCGCCGGCCCGCGACCACGAGGTGTCCTGGCACCCCGACCTGCTCGCCGAGGTGATCGCGCTGGCGCAGGGCTACCCCTACTTCCTCCAGCTCTTCGGCGACGCGGTCTGGCGCGAGGCCGGGCCACCCGCGGGCACGGTCCTCGGCACCGACCTCCTGGCCCGCACCCGCTCGCGCGTCGACGCCGAGCTGGCCACCATGTTCCGGGCCCGCTGGGGCAAGGCGTCGCCGGGCGAGCAGCGCGTGCTCGGCGCGATGGCCGAGCTCACCGGCCCGGCGGAGGACGACGTACGCCGCGGCGAGATCGCCGAGCACCTCGGGGTGAGCAGCAACGACCTCGGCGTACCCCGGCGCAGCCTGCTCGACAAGGGCCTCATCGAGGTCGCCGGCCGCGGCTCGCTGCGCTTCACCGTCCCGGGGTTCGCCGCCTGGGTCCGCCAGGAGACCGGCGGCTGA
- a CDS encoding fatty acid desaturase: MTSTTTGSEQIANSTVPAGSTEAWRDPKRYLWLIGLVVPSLAFVAYGAWLATGSGAFFWIGPVVILLVVPAIDLVAGLDRSNPPDDVIDRLEKDRYYRWITYLFLPIQYVGFLGAMYLIAHGDPLGVQGDLSTFSKIGLAVSIGCIGGIGINTAHELGHKKESHERWISKIALAQSFYGHFYIEHNRGHHVRVATPEDPASSRLGESFYRFWPRTVIGSLKSAWRIEKRRYARKDKHPFRIGNDVLNAWLMSAVLWAGVVVWLGPGVLPYLVIQAVVGFSLLEVVNYMEHYGMLRQKVGVGERQRYERVDPSHSWNSNNIATNVLLYHLQRHSDHHANPTRRYQTLRDFEESPVLPTGYAGMIVLAIVPPLWRRVMDPRVVAHFDGDLTRANLQPGARERLLARHPFPTAEPIPQAETPGSAVGSTPAEVLAARCPNCDYTYDVAAGDEHEGFAAGTAWADIPADWFCPDCGVRDKVDFVPLSHSEVG, translated from the coding sequence ATGACCAGCACCACGACCGGCAGCGAGCAGATCGCCAACAGCACCGTCCCCGCAGGGTCGACGGAGGCCTGGCGTGACCCGAAGCGCTACCTGTGGCTGATCGGCCTGGTCGTGCCCTCCCTCGCCTTCGTGGCGTACGGCGCGTGGCTCGCGACCGGCAGCGGTGCGTTCTTCTGGATCGGCCCGGTGGTGATCCTGCTGGTCGTCCCGGCGATCGACCTGGTCGCCGGCCTGGACCGCTCGAACCCGCCGGACGACGTGATCGACCGGCTCGAGAAGGACCGCTACTACCGCTGGATCACCTACCTCTTCCTGCCCATCCAGTACGTCGGGTTCCTCGGCGCGATGTACCTGATCGCCCACGGCGACCCGCTCGGAGTCCAGGGTGACCTGAGCACCTTCAGCAAGATCGGCCTGGCGGTCTCGATCGGCTGCATCGGCGGCATCGGCATCAACACCGCCCACGAGCTCGGCCACAAGAAGGAGAGCCACGAGCGCTGGATCTCCAAGATCGCGCTCGCGCAGAGCTTCTACGGCCACTTCTACATCGAGCACAACCGCGGCCACCACGTGCGCGTCGCGACCCCCGAGGACCCGGCGTCCTCGCGGCTGGGCGAGAGCTTCTACCGGTTCTGGCCGCGCACGGTGATCGGGTCGCTGAAGAGCGCCTGGCGGATCGAGAAGCGCCGCTACGCCCGCAAGGACAAGCACCCGTTCCGGATCGGCAACGACGTCCTCAACGCCTGGCTGATGTCGGCCGTGCTGTGGGCCGGCGTCGTGGTCTGGCTCGGCCCCGGCGTGCTGCCGTACCTGGTGATCCAGGCGGTCGTCGGCTTCTCGCTGCTCGAGGTCGTCAACTACATGGAGCACTACGGGATGCTGCGCCAGAAGGTCGGCGTCGGCGAGCGGCAGCGCTACGAGCGGGTCGACCCCTCGCACTCCTGGAACTCCAACAACATCGCCACCAACGTGCTGCTCTACCACCTGCAGCGGCACAGCGACCACCACGCCAACCCGACCCGGCGCTACCAGACGCTGCGCGACTTCGAGGAGAGCCCGGTGCTGCCGACCGGGTACGCCGGCATGATCGTGCTCGCGATCGTCCCGCCGCTCTGGCGCCGGGTGATGGATCCCCGCGTGGTCGCGCACTTCGACGGCGACCTGACCCGGGCCAACCTCCAGCCCGGCGCCCGCGAGCGACTCCTCGCTCGCCACCCGTTCCCGACCGCCGAGCCCATCCCCCAGGCGGAGACGCCGGGCTCGGCGGTCGGTTCCACCCCCGCGGAGGTGCTGGCCGCGCGCTGCCCCAACTGCGACTACACCTACGACGTCGCCGCCGGCGACGAGCACGAGGGCTTCGCGGCCGGTACGGCGTGGGCCGACATCCCGGCCGACTGGTTCTGCCCCGACTGCGGTGTCCGCGACAAGGTCGACTTCGTCCCGCTGAGCCACAGCGAGGTCGGCTGA
- a CDS encoding TetR/AcrR family transcriptional regulator has translation MPASTRDRVVEAAVRMTSDVGWSKVTMARLADVVGVSRQTVYNEIGTKAGLAEAMVQRELERFLAVVTVAFDEHPGELVEAIRHSARGVLEHAQDNPLLHAVVSATHGADTELLPLLTTNSESLLVAAKAVVADRITPYDIGLEAASLDAAIDMVVRVVLSHVMQPSGTPAATADDIAWIAERVLRA, from the coding sequence ATGCCAGCCAGCACCCGCGACCGCGTCGTCGAGGCCGCGGTCCGGATGACCAGCGACGTCGGCTGGTCGAAGGTCACGATGGCGAGGCTCGCCGACGTGGTCGGGGTGAGCCGGCAGACGGTCTACAACGAGATCGGCACTAAGGCCGGCCTCGCCGAGGCGATGGTCCAGCGTGAGCTGGAGCGGTTCCTCGCCGTGGTCACGGTCGCCTTCGACGAGCACCCCGGCGAGCTGGTCGAGGCGATCCGGCACAGCGCCCGCGGCGTCCTCGAGCACGCGCAGGACAACCCGCTGCTGCACGCGGTCGTCTCCGCGACGCACGGCGCCGACACCGAGCTGCTGCCGCTGCTGACCACGAACTCCGAGTCGCTGCTGGTCGCCGCGAAGGCGGTCGTCGCCGACCGGATCACGCCGTACGACATTGGGCTGGAGGCGGCCTCGCTGGACGCCGCCATCGACATGGTGGTGCGGGTCGTGCTCAGCCACGTGATGCAGCCGTCCGGTACGCCGGCCGCCACCGCCGACGACATCGCCTGGATCGCCGAGCGGGTGCTCCGCGCGTGA
- a CDS encoding alpha/beta hydrolase — protein sequence MPTFVQEAPGPSMTIDGGLRVHLRNADHASALVVFVHGLSGSGYGTWGEMPGAVYRSDRLDADIAVFDYVSGFRRRLGFSPNIIDVARELNSHLDALQYKRIILVGHSMGGIICSMAIRLSHQKTPFGHSQALIHRAVGLIALASPRSGARAVILGGQKDARVLRVHNAEVTQNSEFFTNQVDTQWRGSGRARYRIPIWAATATHDRFVDYFTATFALRGDQVDTFTGTHTSFLHRHDIREWVVERAARSLAQADVPLRATRSVIKTRFRGDPLHSAWHDAFHGALRRFEVSPDGITIYDATHEPREDDTETHLQVRIIPSGVCDAEATATEFREYGLAMESGRLFALGAAPLGEDVDEAARRLAGYVEERPAAWIAPVSEPQNLEDEILNWLERTKESMTHANRFDRGYE from the coding sequence GTGCCGACATTCGTTCAGGAGGCACCTGGACCGTCGATGACAATCGACGGTGGATTGAGAGTGCATCTCCGGAACGCCGATCACGCTTCCGCCTTAGTAGTATTTGTTCATGGCTTGAGCGGGTCAGGATATGGCACATGGGGTGAGATGCCAGGTGCGGTTTACCGAAGCGACCGATTAGACGCGGACATAGCTGTATTCGATTACGTCAGTGGTTTCCGCCGGCGCCTAGGATTCAGCCCGAACATCATCGATGTGGCCCGTGAACTCAACTCGCACTTAGATGCGCTGCAATACAAACGCATCATTCTCGTAGGTCATAGCATGGGCGGCATCATTTGTTCGATGGCGATTCGCCTGTCGCACCAAAAGACACCGTTCGGCCACAGTCAAGCATTGATCCATCGTGCCGTTGGTTTGATCGCCCTGGCCAGTCCCCGGAGCGGCGCCCGGGCAGTGATTCTCGGCGGACAGAAGGACGCTCGCGTACTTCGGGTCCACAACGCTGAAGTCACTCAGAACTCGGAGTTCTTTACCAATCAAGTGGACACGCAGTGGCGAGGTAGCGGTAGAGCTCGATATCGCATACCAATCTGGGCGGCCACCGCAACACATGACCGTTTTGTGGACTACTTCACTGCCACTTTTGCGCTGCGGGGAGATCAAGTCGATACCTTCACGGGCACACACACATCGTTTCTCCATCGCCATGACATCCGCGAGTGGGTAGTAGAGCGAGCGGCGCGGTCACTTGCACAGGCGGATGTTCCGTTGCGCGCAACTCGGTCGGTGATTAAGACCCGCTTCCGCGGAGACCCGCTTCATAGTGCATGGCATGACGCCTTTCACGGTGCCCTGCGTCGGTTTGAGGTTTCGCCAGACGGGATCACTATTTACGACGCCACACACGAACCTCGCGAGGATGACACTGAGACGCACCTCCAGGTGAGGATCATTCCCTCAGGCGTTTGCGATGCGGAAGCAACCGCGACCGAGTTTAGGGAGTACGGCCTGGCTATGGAGTCAGGACGGCTATTTGCTCTGGGGGCAGCACCCCTTGGTGAGGATGTGGACGAGGCCGCGCGACGTCTCGCGGGATATGTCGAAGAGCGCCCAGCAGCGTGGATCGCGCCAGTGAGCGAACCGCAGAATCTTGAAGACGAAATACTGAACTGGCTCGAGCGAACCAAGGAATCCATGACCCATGCCAACAGGTTCGATCGAGGTTACGAATGA
- a CDS encoding PLDc N-terminal domain-containing protein, whose translation MPKKKWSDLTDGQRRAVFLAGAVEVALTGAALWDLAHRPASKVRGPKAAWVAAAFVQPVGPLAYFAKGRR comes from the coding sequence ATGCCAAAGAAGAAGTGGTCAGACCTCACCGACGGACAGCGTCGAGCTGTCTTCCTCGCGGGTGCGGTGGAGGTGGCCCTGACAGGCGCAGCGTTGTGGGACCTCGCTCACCGCCCGGCGAGCAAGGTCCGCGGCCCGAAGGCTGCGTGGGTGGCCGCCGCCTTCGTCCAGCCTGTGGGCCCGCTGGCGTATTTCGCGAAGGGTCGACGCTGA
- a CDS encoding maleylpyruvate isomerase family mycothiol-dependent enzyme: MDIFAEIADERRGLADLLGALPPEHRATQSLCSEWTVQEVAAHLVVPLEVGIPGFLLAMVVSGGSFDRANVRLARKQAQRPYEEMVEVLRTKADSRFTPPGAGPEAPLTDVLVHGLDIRWPLGIPRDIPEQRSRTSLDFLTTRAASSCVPKGALDGLRLEATDIDWVHGDGPVVRGASESLLLAMTGRRAALDHLEGHGVPALRDRLS; this comes from the coding sequence ATGGACATCTTCGCGGAGATCGCCGACGAGCGGCGTGGCTTGGCCGACCTGCTCGGCGCGCTGCCGCCGGAGCATCGGGCGACGCAGAGCCTGTGCAGCGAGTGGACCGTGCAGGAGGTGGCGGCCCACCTCGTCGTGCCCCTCGAGGTCGGCATCCCGGGATTCCTCCTCGCCATGGTGGTCAGCGGCGGGAGCTTCGACCGGGCCAACGTCCGGCTGGCGCGCAAGCAGGCGCAGCGGCCGTACGAGGAGATGGTCGAGGTGCTGCGCACCAAGGCCGACAGCCGGTTCACGCCTCCTGGTGCGGGTCCGGAGGCGCCGCTCACCGACGTCCTGGTGCACGGCCTCGACATCCGCTGGCCGCTCGGGATCCCGCGAGACATCCCGGAGCAGCGGTCGCGGACGTCGCTGGACTTCCTGACCACCCGCGCCGCCAGCAGCTGTGTCCCGAAGGGCGCGCTGGACGGGCTGCGGCTCGAGGCCACGGACATCGACTGGGTGCACGGCGACGGTCCTGTCGTACGGGGTGCGTCCGAGTCCCTGCTGCTGGCGATGACCGGCCGCCGGGCCGCGCTGGACCACCTGGAGGGCCACGGCGTCCCGGCGTTGCGCGACCGACTGTCCTGA